The Streptomyces racemochromogenes DNA segment GGACTGGACGATGCCCAGGCTTTCGGCGGCCCTGCCGAAGCCGCCCGTGTCGGCCACCGCGACGAAGTACCTGAGCTGCCGCAGTTCCATTCGGTCCGCGCTCCCCCGGTGTGACGGGCGCCCGCCCGGCCCGGTCATCTCGGTCCGAGATGGCCGTGATCCTCAACCGGTTCTGGTCCGCCGGTTGTTCCCGGAGTCGAATGGGGTGACCGGATGCCGTCTGCCAGAGGAGTCGCCGTGAACCCGTTCGTCGTACGGTCCGAGGAGGCCGAGCACGTCCCGCTGCCCGCAGGAGCCGGGATGCGGCTCCTCGCCGACGCCGCCGACACGGCGGGGACGGTGGGTGCCAACCTGCTGCGGCTGGCGGCCGGGGCCGACGGCGCCGGTCCGCACCACCACTCCCGGTCGACCGAGGTGTTCTACGTGCTGGACGGTGCCGCCCGGTTCCGGTGGTGGGGCGCCGGCGGCGACCGGGCCGAGACGGTGGGGGCGGGTGGCCTGGTGGTGGTACCGCCGGGCACGGTCCACGCGTTCGGCGCCGCTCCGGGGCGGGCGGCGGAGCTGCTCGTCCTGCTGGCTCCGGGCGTCGACCGCTTCGGCTACTTCCGGGCCCTGGGGCGGGTCCGGCGGGGCGAGGAGCCCTTCGAGGTCCTGCTCGGGGAGCAGGACCGCTACGACGTGCACTTCGCCGCAGCCGCGCCGCCACTTGACCGGCAATCCGATTAGCCGCCATACTTTCCCCGTGATCCAGCACGCCGACCACGGCCCCGACGCCCCCACCCTCGACCAGGCACGCCGCCAGATCGTCCGCTACGGCCTCACGGCCGATCCGCAGGCGGTCCTGGTCGCGGCGCGGCTGATGGCGGCGGGCGCCCGGATCGGGCAGGCCGGCGAGGTGCACTTCGGCCGCTTCGGCCTCTCCACCGGCCGCTACCGGCTACTGGCCGACCTGGAGGACCACGGCGGCGAGAAGTCGCCCTCCCAGCTCGCGGCGAGCCTCGGCGTCTCCCGGGCCACGGTGACGGGCCTGGTCGACGGCCTGGAGCGGGAGGGGCTGGTGGCCCGTCGGCCGTCCACCGAGGACGGGCGCGGCAACGTGGTGATCCTCACCGCGCGCGGCGCCGACAAGCTGCGCGACCTGGCACCGGAGCACTTCAGCCGGATGCAGGGACTGGTCGCCGGACTCACCCCCGAGGAGCGCACGATCTTCCTCGACCTGCTGGCCCGGG contains these protein-coding regions:
- a CDS encoding MarR family winged helix-turn-helix transcriptional regulator, which codes for MIQHADHGPDAPTLDQARRQIVRYGLTADPQAVLVAARLMAAGARIGQAGEVHFGRFGLSTGRYRLLADLEDHGGEKSPSQLAASLGVSRATVTGLVDGLEREGLVARRPSTEDGRGNVVILTARGADKLRDLAPEHFSRMQGLVAGLTPEERTIFLDLLARVVAGIDSLTRD
- a CDS encoding cupin domain-containing protein, which gives rise to MNPFVVRSEEAEHVPLPAGAGMRLLADAADTAGTVGANLLRLAAGADGAGPHHHSRSTEVFYVLDGAARFRWWGAGGDRAETVGAGGLVVVPPGTVHAFGAAPGRAAELLVLLAPGVDRFGYFRALGRVRRGEEPFEVLLGEQDRYDVHFAAAAPPLDRQSD